The Negativicutes bacterium genome has a segment encoding these proteins:
- a CDS encoding acyl carrier protein encodes MSTFDKVKEIVVEQLGVDADDVNIDSTFIDDLGADSLDIVELIMAFEEEFNVEIPDEIAEKIKTVKDTVDYIDKNK; translated from the coding sequence GTGTCAACTTTTGATAAAGTAAAAGAAATCGTGGTTGAGCAATTAGGTGTTGATGCTGATGATGTAAACATCGATTCAACTTTTATTGATGATCTAGGTGCAGATTCTCTTGATATCGTTGAATTAATTATGGCTTTTGAGGAAGAATTCAATGTTGAAATTCCTGATGAAATCGCTGAAAAAATTAAAACAGTAAAAGATACTGTAGACTACATAGACAAAAACAAAT
- the fabG gene encoding 3-oxoacyl-[acyl-carrier-protein] reductase gives MLLDNKIALVTGASRGIGKAIAIALAKAGATVVINYAGNANAAQEVATEIMENSGKAIVIQADVASAEAVENMVKMIVEQFGRIDILVNNAGITRDNLLMRMKESDWDDVMNTNLKGVYNCTKSISRIMMKQRYGKIVNMTSVVGLTGNAGQANYAAAKAGVIGFTKSVAKEFASRGINVNAIAPGYISTDMTAVLSDEVKKDFAAKIPFGRIGQAEDVAEAVLFLVSDKSSYITGQTINVDGGMVM, from the coding sequence ATGCTTTTAGACAATAAAATTGCACTGGTAACAGGTGCTTCACGTGGTATTGGCAAAGCTATTGCAATTGCTCTAGCAAAAGCTGGTGCGACTGTGGTTATAAATTATGCTGGGAATGCTAATGCGGCTCAAGAAGTTGCAACTGAAATCATGGAAAATAGTGGCAAGGCAATTGTGATTCAAGCTGATGTAGCAAGCGCTGAAGCTGTTGAAAACATGGTTAAGATGATTGTTGAACAATTTGGCCGTATTGATATTTTAGTTAATAATGCCGGTATTACAAGAGATAACTTGTTAATGCGTATGAAGGAAAGCGATTGGGATGATGTTATGAACACTAATTTAAAAGGTGTTTATAACTGTACAAAATCTATTTCTCGTATTATGATGAAACAAAGATATGGTAAAATTGTAAATATGACTTCAGTAGTAGGTCTAACTGGAAATGCAGGTCAAGCTAACTATGCTGCTGCTAAAGCTGGAGTAATTGGTTTTACTAAATCGGTTGCAAAAGAATTCGCATCTCGAGGAATAAATGTTAATGCGATTGCTCCAGGTTATATATCTACTGATATGACTGCCGTTTTAAGCGATGAAGTAAAAAAAGACTTCGCAGCCAAAATACCGTTTGGTAGAATTGGTCAAGCTGAAGATGTGGCAGAAGCAGTATTGTTTTTAGTTTCTGATAAATCAAGTTACATTACCGGTCAAACTATTAATGTTGATGGTGGTATGGTAATGTAA
- the fabD gene encoding ACP S-malonyltransferase — MNKIAFLFPGQGSQSIGMGKELYEKYDVAKKMFKAADEALGFSIMQMCFEGPEDELKKTYNTQPAILTVSAICNEILKEQGLVPQIVAGHSLGEYSALVAAGSLKFEDAVVLVRKRGQFMQEAVPLGQGSMAAILGLEGSKIVEVCESVTASGSLVQAVNFNCPGQVVIAGTVAGVETAVEKLKEAGARKAVMLPVSAPFHSSLMNPASEKLAIELNNIEISNANIPVVANVDGKIMTEAQIIKENLIKQAASPVKWEECVAEIVKYNAMTAVEVGPGKVLCGFNKKINKEINSVNVEDVVSLEKTLDYFKEVR, encoded by the coding sequence ATGAATAAAATTGCATTTTTATTTCCGGGACAAGGATCCCAAAGTATCGGTATGGGTAAAGAATTATATGAGAAATACGATGTAGCAAAAAAAATGTTTAAAGCTGCTGATGAGGCTCTTGGTTTTTCAATTATGCAAATGTGCTTTGAAGGACCTGAGGATGAACTGAAAAAAACTTATAATACACAACCGGCTATTTTAACAGTTAGTGCTATTTGCAATGAAATTTTAAAAGAGCAAGGGCTTGTACCGCAAATAGTAGCAGGTCATAGCTTGGGTGAATACTCTGCATTAGTAGCAGCTGGTTCTTTGAAATTTGAAGATGCCGTGGTATTAGTTAGAAAACGCGGACAATTTATGCAAGAGGCTGTTCCATTGGGACAAGGTAGTATGGCGGCTATTTTAGGATTAGAAGGTTCAAAAATAGTAGAAGTTTGTGAAAGTGTTACCGCTTCAGGATCATTAGTACAGGCTGTAAATTTCAACTGTCCTGGACAAGTGGTTATTGCTGGTACTGTTGCTGGCGTAGAAACAGCAGTAGAAAAGTTAAAAGAAGCTGGGGCTAGAAAAGCAGTAATGCTTCCTGTTAGTGCGCCATTTCATAGTTCATTGATGAATCCGGCATCTGAAAAATTAGCAATAGAGCTTAACAATATTGAAATTTCTAATGCTAATATTCCGGTGGTGGCAAATGTTGATGGCAAAATAATGACTGAAGCACAAATCATTAAAGAAAATTTAATCAAGCAAGCTGCTAGCCCGGTAAAATGGGAAGAATGCGTTGCAGAAATCGTTAAATATAATGCAATGACAGCTGTTGAAGTTGGCCCAGGTAAGGTTTTATGCGGCTTTAATAAGAAAATAAATAAAGAAATTAACAGTGTGAATGTGGAAGATGTAGTCAGTTTGGAAAAAACCCTTGATTATTTCAAGGAGGTTCGTTAA
- the fabK gene encoding enoyl-[acyl-carrier-protein] reductase FabK produces the protein MENKNIICKLLNIKYPILQGGMAWIGTAELAAAVSNAGGLGIIGAGHMPPDLLREEIRKTKANTDKPFGVNIMLMSPFVREVMQVVIEERVPVVTTGAGNPGEYIPALKEIGTKIIPVVASVALAKRLVRTGVDAVIAEGMESGGHIGEITTMALLPQIVDAVDVPVIAAGGIADSRGVVAAFALGASAVQIGSRFVVANECIAHENYKQAVLKAKDRSTVVTGVATGHPVRVIANKLSREYLEKEKSGVSAEELEELGAGTLQLAARKGDTEKGSVMIGQISGMINACQSVEEIIQEIIQGIPAVMNNLKDSLE, from the coding sequence ATGGAGAATAAAAATATTATTTGCAAGTTATTAAATATTAAATATCCTATTTTACAAGGTGGAATGGCTTGGATTGGCACTGCTGAGTTGGCCGCTGCTGTTTCGAATGCTGGTGGTCTTGGAATAATTGGTGCAGGTCATATGCCGCCAGATTTATTACGTGAAGAAATCAGAAAAACCAAGGCTAATACAGATAAGCCCTTTGGTGTTAATATAATGTTGATGTCGCCATTTGTCAGAGAAGTTATGCAAGTGGTAATTGAAGAAAGAGTACCGGTAGTAACAACTGGTGCCGGAAATCCTGGTGAATATATACCGGCATTAAAAGAAATTGGTACTAAAATAATTCCGGTTGTAGCTTCGGTGGCATTAGCAAAAAGATTGGTTAGAACAGGTGTTGATGCGGTTATTGCTGAAGGGATGGAAAGTGGCGGACATATTGGAGAGATAACAACAATGGCGTTATTACCACAAATCGTTGATGCGGTTGATGTTCCGGTTATTGCCGCTGGTGGTATTGCGGACTCTCGTGGGGTTGTAGCTGCGTTTGCCTTAGGAGCTTCAGCCGTACAAATTGGTAGTAGATTTGTTGTTGCTAATGAATGTATTGCTCATGAAAACTATAAGCAGGCGGTATTAAAAGCAAAAGACCGTTCGACTGTGGTTACAGGTGTTGCGACTGGTCATCCGGTACGTGTTATTGCCAATAAATTAAGCCGGGAATATTTAGAAAAAGAAAAATCAGGTGTAAGTGCGGAAGAATTAGAAGAATTAGGTGCTGGAACACTGCAATTGGCGGCTAGAAAAGGTGATACTGAAAAAGGTTCAGTGATGATTGGACAAATTTCAGGGATGATTAATGCTTGTCAGTCCGTAGAAGAGATAATTCAAGAAATTATTCAAGGTATTCCGGCAGTAATGAATAACTTGAAAGATAGTCTTGAATAA
- a CDS encoding ketoacyl-ACP synthase III — MNKEVNVGIIGTGYYVPEKIVTNDDLSKIVDTNDEWIVDRTGIKERRLAADNQATSDLAYEAALKALANANVQPEEIDLIITATITPDTFFPSTACIIQNRLKAVNAAAFDLSAACSGFVYGLSVATQFIKSGAYKKVLVVASETLSKIINWEDRNTCVLFGDGAGAAVLGQVDEGGILGFELGADGSGGDVLSMPAGGSLNPATEQTVKDKMHYIHMNGNEVFKFAIKVMGDAAQKALDNAGLDKEEIDCLVPHQANIRIINSAAKRLKLGMDKVFVNVEKYGNTSAASIPIALAEAVENKKIKKGDNVVLVGFGAGLTWAACVMKWSKEA; from the coding sequence GTGAATAAAGAAGTAAATGTTGGTATTATAGGTACCGGATATTATGTTCCAGAAAAAATTGTAACTAATGATGATTTAAGTAAAATTGTTGATACTAATGATGAATGGATTGTAGATAGAACAGGAATTAAAGAAAGACGGCTTGCGGCAGATAATCAAGCTACCTCGGACTTAGCTTATGAAGCAGCACTTAAAGCTTTAGCTAATGCAAATGTTCAGCCGGAGGAAATTGATTTGATTATTACGGCAACGATTACACCAGATACTTTTTTCCCTTCAACTGCGTGTATTATTCAAAATAGATTAAAAGCTGTTAATGCAGCAGCTTTTGATTTGTCAGCAGCATGTTCTGGGTTTGTTTATGGATTAAGTGTAGCAACCCAATTTATCAAAAGTGGTGCATATAAAAAAGTTTTAGTAGTAGCTTCAGAAACCCTATCTAAAATTATTAATTGGGAAGATCGCAATACTTGTGTGTTATTTGGTGATGGTGCCGGTGCAGCGGTATTAGGACAAGTCGATGAGGGTGGAATTTTAGGCTTTGAACTAGGTGCGGATGGTTCTGGTGGTGATGTCTTAAGTATGCCTGCTGGTGGTAGTTTAAATCCAGCAACAGAGCAGACTGTGAAGGATAAAATGCATTATATTCATATGAATGGCAATGAAGTTTTCAAATTTGCGATAAAAGTTATGGGTGATGCCGCACAAAAAGCGCTTGATAATGCAGGACTTGACAAAGAAGAAATTGATTGTTTAGTACCACACCAAGCCAATATTAGAATAATAAATTCAGCGGCAAAAAGATTGAAATTGGGTATGGATAAAGTTTTTGTTAATGTTGAAAAATATGGCAATACTTCAGCCGCTTCAATTCCTATTGCGTTAGCGGAAGCTGTAGAAAATAAAAAAATCAAAAAAGGCGATAATGTTGTTTTAGTAGGCTTTGGTGCCGGCTTAACATGGGCAGCTTGTGTAATGAAATGGTCTAAGGAGGCTTAA
- the plsX gene encoding phosphate acyltransferase PlsX translates to MKIAIDAMGGDYAPREIVLGAVDAVKEEKLGVVLVGNENEIKSILKEISGWEKLDIEIKHTNEVIEMDEQPVIAVRKKKNASLVIATALVKEGYCDAVVSAGSTGAAVAAALFGLGRVRGIERPVIATPIPNLKGVTVLLDSGANVDSKPKHLVQSGIMGSVYAEYVFGISNPRVGLLNIGEEETKGNEQVLTTYEMLKALNTINFIGNAEGRDVPKGNFDVVVCDGFVGNVVLKFAEGLISTLKKLIISEIKSSNIFVKIAALILKKALGKLGKRLDHSEYGGALLLGVNGCFIICHGSSKAKAIKNSIKVASQSVQNEVIKHIRDNIAKEAIC, encoded by the coding sequence ATGAAAATTGCAATTGATGCAATGGGTGGAGACTATGCACCGCGAGAAATTGTTTTAGGTGCAGTTGATGCTGTAAAGGAAGAAAAACTTGGGGTTGTTTTGGTCGGAAATGAAAATGAAATTAAAAGTATATTAAAAGAAATATCAGGATGGGAAAAGCTTGATATTGAGATAAAGCATACTAATGAAGTAATAGAAATGGATGAGCAACCTGTAATTGCGGTACGGAAGAAAAAAAATGCCTCTTTAGTTATAGCGACAGCACTTGTAAAAGAAGGATATTGCGATGCCGTCGTATCTGCTGGCAGTACTGGTGCGGCAGTAGCAGCAGCTTTATTTGGTTTGGGAAGAGTTAGGGGAATTGAAAGACCAGTGATAGCGACACCAATTCCTAATCTTAAAGGGGTAACGGTACTTTTGGATTCAGGGGCTAATGTTGATAGTAAGCCGAAACATCTTGTGCAAAGTGGGATAATGGGGAGTGTTTATGCCGAATATGTTTTTGGAATAAGTAATCCTCGCGTTGGTTTACTTAACATTGGTGAAGAAGAAACTAAGGGCAATGAACAAGTTTTGACTACTTATGAAATGCTTAAAGCTTTAAATACTATCAATTTTATCGGAAATGCTGAAGGTCGGGATGTTCCTAAGGGTAATTTTGACGTTGTAGTATGTGACGGCTTTGTTGGAAATGTTGTTTTAAAGTTTGCAGAAGGTTTAATTAGTACCTTGAAAAAACTTATAATTAGTGAAATTAAAAGTAGTAATATCTTTGTTAAAATAGCGGCTTTGATTTTGAAAAAAGCATTAGGAAAACTTGGTAAAAGACTTGATCATTCTGAATATGGTGGGGCTTTATTATTGGGTGTTAATGGTTGTTTTATAATTTGCCATGGAAGTTCTAAAGCTAAAGCCATTAAAAATTCTATTAAAGTAGCAAGTCAATCAGTACAGAATGAAGTGATAAAACATATTAGAGATAATATTGCTAAGGAGGCAATTTGCTAG
- the fapR gene encoding transcription factor FapR produces the protein MAKIKKTMRHQLLLKNMQTSPFLTDEELAKMLDVSIQTIRLDRLELGIPELRERTKKMAESAQAKIKSIASDEIIGDLIDLQLGKSAISIIKITPDMVFEKTQVARGHYVFSQANSLALAVIDAPAAVTGVANIKYKTPIHVGEKLVAKAEVIRQRGNKYFIWVKTRNDVQEVFRAKFIMVSL, from the coding sequence ATGGCTAAAATAAAAAAAACGATGAGACATCAATTATTATTAAAGAATATGCAGACAAGCCCTTTTTTAACTGATGAAGAGCTAGCGAAGATGCTGGATGTTAGTATTCAGACGATCAGATTGGATCGGTTAGAACTTGGGATTCCAGAGTTGCGAGAACGCACTAAAAAAATGGCGGAAAGTGCACAAGCAAAGATAAAATCAATTGCCAGTGATGAAATTATTGGTGATTTGATTGATTTGCAATTGGGAAAATCTGCGATTTCGATTATTAAAATAACTCCAGACATGGTTTTTGAAAAAACACAAGTAGCAAGAGGTCATTATGTTTTTTCTCAGGCAAATTCATTAGCTTTAGCAGTGATTGATGCACCTGCTGCAGTGACTGGTGTAGCTAATATCAAATACAAGACGCCGATTCATGTAGGAGAAAAATTAGTAGCGAAAGCAGAAGTTATAAGACAGCGGGGTAATAAATATTTTATTTGGGTAAAAACTCGTAATGATGTTCAAGAGGTTTTTCGAGCTAAATTCATTATGGTGTCTTTATAA
- a CDS encoding glutamine synthetase: MMKDLLCVIPAGTAKEELIAMLQKHPEIKFVSVVGIDLAGNDTDEKIPVGVFIKDIEGFYHGGAVQTDGSSVVLTGIATLNNAKVDMPADPSVNWYVDYNFEHYDEETGKPVGTLRIPGFLVHEGKKVDSRAVLAESLNYVKTELLGLFKKYPKIAGLEHVDGNEVENIVFTSATELEFWVKTPLVQAEIAEMSASQVMQEQYWQRTRGAVRTATEQAILMLDAYGLHAEMGHKEVGGLKAHIDESGNLTHVCEQIEIDWRFADAMQAADNELLARILVKEIFRANGLEVNFKAKPMIGLAGNGEHTHVGMAAVLKSGKTVNLFSPTVMTEDFLSAIGYGTIMGILKNYEVVNPFISATNDSLNRLKPGFEAPVCIVTSLGHVPETPSRNRTILAGLVRDVENPYATRFEVRACNPYTNTYIALAAIYLAAFDGIKAAVTSGKSTTELLAELSKEAGQEGFYLEKDRAYRSEEDVFEDYEDEERDRLFGRPPATVWENMIAFEKYANKKDVFTASGALREEIINAFVAGALTRWKTELISRIIPENLNIVRAAKKVHDVGSNDHDCYMWAKVNELRQYLAKDTIDVKSLFSLVEEALNDGDYETASALQIEMYDRIEELKVMYAEYKKNII, from the coding sequence ATGATGAAAGATTTATTATGTGTAATTCCTGCCGGTACAGCAAAAGAAGAATTAATTGCAATGTTGCAAAAACATCCGGAAATTAAATTTGTATCTGTCGTAGGTATCGATTTAGCTGGTAATGATACTGATGAAAAAATTCCTGTGGGCGTTTTTATTAAAGATATTGAAGGTTTTTATCATGGTGGTGCAGTACAAACAGATGGTTCTTCCGTTGTGTTAACTGGTATTGCAACGCTTAATAATGCCAAAGTTGATATGCCGGCTGACCCAAGTGTAAACTGGTATGTTGATTATAACTTTGAGCATTATGATGAAGAAACTGGTAAACCAGTTGGAACGTTAAGAATTCCTGGTTTCTTAGTTCATGAAGGTAAAAAAGTTGATTCTCGTGCAGTTTTAGCGGAAAGCTTAAATTATGTAAAAACTGAACTATTAGGATTATTTAAAAAATATCCGAAAATTGCTGGCTTAGAACATGTTGATGGCAATGAAGTAGAAAATATCGTATTTACTTCAGCAACAGAATTAGAATTTTGGGTTAAAACTCCACTAGTACAAGCTGAAATTGCAGAAATGTCTGCATCTCAAGTTATGCAAGAACAATATTGGCAACGTACACGTGGTGCTGTTCGTACTGCGACTGAACAAGCAATTTTAATGCTTGATGCTTATGGTTTACATGCTGAGATGGGTCATAAAGAAGTTGGTGGACTAAAAGCACATATTGATGAATCAGGTAACTTAACTCATGTTTGTGAGCAAATTGAAATTGACTGGCGTTTTGCTGATGCAATGCAAGCTGCTGATAATGAATTATTAGCTCGTATTTTAGTAAAAGAAATTTTCCGTGCTAATGGCTTAGAAGTTAACTTCAAAGCAAAACCGATGATTGGGCTTGCTGGTAATGGTGAGCATACTCATGTTGGGATGGCAGCTGTTTTAAAATCAGGTAAAACTGTTAACTTGTTCTCACCAACTGTAATGACTGAAGACTTCTTAAGTGCTATCGGTTACGGTACAATTATGGGTATTCTTAAAAATTATGAAGTAGTAAATCCATTTATTTCAGCGACAAATGATTCTTTAAACCGTTTAAAACCAGGGTTTGAAGCACCGGTTTGTATTGTTACATCATTAGGTCATGTTCCAGAAACTCCTTCTCGTAATCGTACAATTTTAGCTGGTCTTGTACGTGATGTAGAAAATCCATATGCTACTAGATTTGAAGTTCGTGCATGCAATCCATATACTAATACTTACATTGCTCTTGCAGCAATTTATTTAGCAGCATTTGATGGTATTAAAGCTGCGGTTACATCTGGTAAATCAACTACTGAATTATTAGCTGAGCTTTCTAAAGAAGCAGGGCAAGAAGGCTTTTATCTTGAAAAAGACAGAGCATATCGTAGTGAAGAAGATGTATTCGAGGATTACGAAGATGAAGAAAGAGATCGTTTATTTGGTAGACCGCCAGCAACTGTTTGGGAAAATATGATTGCTTTTGAAAAATATGCTAACAAAAAAGATGTTTTTACAGCTAGTGGCGCTTTACGTGAAGAAATCATCAATGCCTTTGTAGCAGGTGCATTAACTCGTTGGAAAACAGAATTGATTAGCCGTATTATCCCTGAAAATTTAAATATTGTAAGAGCTGCTAAGAAAGTTCATGATGTTGGATCAAATGATCATGACTGCTACATGTGGGCAAAAGTTAATGAGTTACGTCAATATTTAGCAAAAGATACTATTGATGTAAAATCATTATTCAGCTTAGTAGAAGAAGCATTAAATGATGGTGATTATGAAACTGCATCAGCATTACAAATTGAAATGTATGATAGAATTGAAGAATTAAAAGTTATGTATGCTGAGTATAAGAAAAATATTATCTAA